In Candidatus Saccharimonadales bacterium, one DNA window encodes the following:
- a CDS encoding DUF916 domain-containing protein, with protein MIMAVLMTFAIIAILTGLHSVAAIEINTANTLKVSPVRTDIEIKPGENKTVKTTVTNLTSLPITVSPIENDFVSGDERGTPSLILDANTYAPTHSLKRFMTPLPSVTIPPKQAKTINVVITVPLSAQAGGYFGAIRFAPTSPDGGGQVNLSASVASLILLSVPGNTVEKLALTNFDIQQNGMTGSNFSSLDNLQATVRFENKGNIQIGPFGKVSVKQGDKVVYDTDFNTKDPRDVILPDGARRWDIPLSNTGGFGQYTVIATFTYGKNNQTIEVSKSFWVIPQSLIIAAGIGIIIFIGIIIIIWLFIRKRRSRRHRHYRP; from the coding sequence ATGATTATGGCAGTGCTGATGACATTTGCAATCATAGCTATACTCACGGGTTTACATTCGGTAGCGGCAATTGAAATTAATACAGCAAATACCTTAAAGGTCTCACCAGTACGTACAGACATCGAAATTAAGCCAGGTGAAAATAAGACGGTCAAAACAACTGTAACAAATCTCACAAGCTTACCAATTACCGTCAGTCCGATAGAGAACGATTTTGTCTCAGGTGATGAACGAGGAACACCATCACTGATTTTAGATGCAAATACATATGCCCCAACTCATAGTCTCAAGCGTTTCATGACACCGCTGCCAAGTGTGACAATTCCTCCAAAACAAGCAAAGACGATTAATGTCGTTATAACTGTCCCGCTAAGTGCACAAGCAGGTGGATATTTTGGCGCAATTCGTTTTGCCCCAACTTCACCAGATGGTGGTGGCCAGGTGAATCTTAGTGCAAGTGTCGCATCATTAATTCTATTGTCCGTACCAGGCAATACGGTGGAAAAACTTGCACTTACAAATTTTGATATTCAGCAAAATGGCATGACCGGTTCGAACTTTAGTAGCTTGGACAATCTACAAGCTACTGTTCGCTTCGAAAATAAGGGCAATATACAGATTGGTCCTTTTGGTAAAGTATCAGTTAAGCAGGGTGACAAAGTTGTATATGATACAGATTTTAATACTAAAGATCCTCGCGATGTGATATTGCCCGATGGTGCTCGCAGGTGGGACATTCCACTTAGTAACACTGGAGGCTTTGGTCAGTATACGGTGATAGCAACGTTTACTTATGGCAAAAACAATCAGACAATTGAAGTTTCAAAATCGTTTTGGGTAATCCCGCAGAGTCTGATCATCGCTGCAGGTATTGGTATCATTATCTTCATTGGGATAATTATAATCATCTGGCTATTTATACGAAAGCGTAGGTCACGTAGACATCGGCACTATCGCCCTTAG
- a CDS encoding PKD domain-containing protein, which produces MTYKIHFSAQWTRLVATGMCMLALFVYVQPVSAITALPTPNPKPGSYGLEATKTQPPPTVGATITTPGNGSSFTSPTTTVNGICANDLLVQVYDNGVMVGSVICKAGSFSLQISLFAGVNELSAIVYDDLDQAGPTSNIVTINYTDTRFTAFGALVTLTSSYGRRSAPAGTELTWPLQLSGGAGPYAFSLDWGDGSPAELKSQPSAGIVTIKHTYKNAGIYQVNIRVTDVNGVSAFLQVIALASGKVDATVATDTAPTTPAAKVLWVPTLVGLILLLPTYWLGRRSQIVSLRNKMLKERDSYQEK; this is translated from the coding sequence ATGACGTATAAAATACATTTCAGCGCACAGTGGACACGCCTGGTAGCAACGGGTATGTGTATGCTGGCGCTGTTTGTTTACGTTCAGCCAGTATCTGCGATTACTGCACTTCCCACGCCCAATCCAAAGCCAGGGTCATATGGTCTTGAGGCGACAAAAACACAACCGCCTCCGACAGTTGGCGCAACCATAACAACACCCGGGAATGGTTCCTCATTTACGTCACCAACAACGACAGTTAACGGTATTTGTGCTAACGACCTACTTGTTCAGGTATATGATAATGGAGTCATGGTTGGCTCAGTTATATGTAAGGCTGGCAGCTTTAGTTTACAAATAAGTCTATTTGCAGGAGTAAACGAACTAAGCGCAATCGTATACGACGATCTAGATCAGGCAGGACCGACCTCCAATATTGTTACTATTAATTATACTGATACGCGTTTTACAGCATTTGGCGCACTAGTGACGCTTACGAGCTCGTACGGTCGAAGATCCGCCCCTGCAGGAACTGAGTTGACCTGGCCTCTACAACTATCTGGGGGTGCTGGTCCATATGCTTTCAGCCTCGATTGGGGTGATGGATCACCAGCCGAGCTTAAGAGTCAACCTTCTGCTGGGATTGTAACAATTAAGCATACTTATAAGAATGCAGGAATATATCAGGTAAATATACGAGTAACTGACGTTAATGGCGTGAGTGCTTTTTTGCAGGTAATCGCACTTGCGAGTGGTAAGGTTGATGCAACCGTTGCAACTGATACGGCGCCAACAACTCCAGCAGCAAAAGTACTCTGGGTTCCTACTCTCGTAGGACTTATACTACTCCTACCTACGTATTGGTTAGGCCGACGTAGCCAAATAGTATCACTTCGTAATAAAATGCTAAAAGAACGAGATAGCTACCAGGAAAAGTAG